CCGTCTCCCACATCGAGGACATGGACATTCTGTTCAAGGAAATCCCCCTCGACCAGATGAACACCTCCATGACGATCAATGCCACGGCGGCCTGGCTGCTGGCGCTCTACGCGGCGCTTGCCGAGCAGCGGGGACTTGATCGCAAGTCGCTGGCCGGCACCACCCAAAACGACATCATCAAGGAATACCTCTCGCGCGGGACCTATATCTTTCCGCCGCAGCCCTCGCTTCGCCTGATCAGCGACATGGCCGCCTACACCTACCGGGAAATTCCCAAGTGGAACCCGATGAACGTGTGCAGCTACCACCTGCAGGAAGCCGGCGCGACGCCGGTGCAGGAAATCGCCTACTCGCTGGCCAACGGCATCTGCGTGCTCGACGCCGTGCGCGATTCGGGCGCGGTGCCGGGGCCGGACTTTCCCAGCGTCGTCGGGCGCATCAGCTTCTTCGTCAACGCGGGCGTCCGCTTCGTCGAAGAGATGTGCAAGATGCGCGCGTTCGTCGAACTCTGGGACGAAATCACGGCCGAGCGCTACAAGGTCGAGGACGAGAAATTCCGCCGCTTCCGCTACGGCGTACAGGTCAACTCGCTGGGACTCACCGAAGCCCAGCCCGAGAACAACGTGCAGCGCATCGTGCTCGAGATGCTGGCAGTGACGCTCTCGAAGAAGGCCCGCGCCCGCAGCATCCAGCTTCCGGCCTGGAATGAAGCGCTCGGTTTGCCGCGCCCCTGGGACCAGCAGTGGTCGCTACGCATTCAGCAGGTGCTTGCCTACGAGACCGACCTGCTCGAACACGGAGATCTCTTCGATGGCTCCCACGTCGTTGAAGCCAAGGTTTCCGAGATCAAGGAGGCCGTGCGCGCCGAGCTCAAGAAGATCGAGGAAATGGGCGGCGCGATGGCCGCGATTGAGAACGCCTACTTCAAGCAGGCGCTGGTTGCATCGAACGCCGCGCGCCTTCGCCGCATCGAGTCGGGCGAGCAGATCGTCGTGGGCATGAACAAGTTCACCGAAGCCGAGCCCAGCCCGCTTACCTCGGGCGAGACAGAGCAGATCCTCAAGG
This region of Chrysiogenia bacterium genomic DNA includes:
- a CDS encoding protein meaA yields the protein MSENNQTPPRDRPWMMRTYSGHSSARASNELYRMNLTKGQTGLSVAFDLPTQTGYDSDHLLSRGEVGKVGVPVSHIEDMDILFKEIPLDQMNTSMTINATAAWLLALYAALAEQRGLDRKSLAGTTQNDIIKEYLSRGTYIFPPQPSLRLISDMAAYTYREIPKWNPMNVCSYHLQEAGATPVQEIAYSLANGICVLDAVRDSGAVPGPDFPSVVGRISFFVNAGVRFVEEMCKMRAFVELWDEITAERYKVEDEKFRRFRYGVQVNSLGLTEAQPENNVQRIVLEMLAVTLSKKARARSIQLPAWNEALGLPRPWDQQWSLRIQQVLAYETDLLEHGDLFDGSHVVEAKVSEIKEAVRAELKKIEEMGGAMAAIENAYFKQALVASNAARLRRIESGEQIVVGMNKFTEAEPSPLTSGETEQILKVDPAAEREQIERLKAFRSKRSQSAVDDAIRNLKEKVKNGENIMPVSIECAKAGLTTGEWGDAMREIFGEFRAPTGVGGQVVGSLVTERIKRVRQKVQDTEKQLGRKLRMLVGKPGLDGHSNGAEQIALMAREVGFEVIYEGIRLTPEQIARSAADEDVHVVGLSILSGSHMELVPETLRLMQEFGAGEIPVVVGGILPEEDQPQLLKAGCKRVYTPKDFELGTIMEDIVEVVREANGLESAA